In Solanum pennellii chromosome 3, SPENNV200, a single window of DNA contains:
- the LOC107015302 gene encoding 4-hydroxy-tetrahydrodipicolinate synthase, chloroplastic-like: protein MSSSITSCCHFYVERAGTTNRRNATWKSPRAAVIPSIHLPMRSKEVKNRTFAEDIKKLRLITAIKTPYLPDGRFDLEAYDALVNLQIENGVEGVIVGGTTGEGQLMSWDEHIMLIGHTINCFGGSIKVIGNTGSNSTREAIHATEQGFAVGMHAALHINPYYGKTSIEGLISHFDSVLPMGPTIIYNVPSRTGQDIPPHVIQALAKSPNLAGVKECVGNDRVEQYTRNGLVVWSGNDDECHDSRWHHGATGVISVTSNLVPGLMRELMFGGNNPVLNSKLMPLVEWLFHEPNPIALNTALAQLGVVRPVFRLPYVPLTKAKREEFVKIVEKIGRENFIGERDVQVLDDNDFFLVGRY, encoded by the exons ATGTCATCCTCAATTACAAGTTGCTGCCATTTCTATGTTGAACGTGCCGGAACAACAAACAG GAGAAATGCAACATGGAAGTCACCAAGAGCAGCAGTAATTCCAAGTATCCACCTCCCGATGCGaagtaaagaagtaaaaaatag GACGTTTGCCGAGGACATAAAAAAACTTCGATTGATTACTGCAATCAAAACCCCATATCTACCAGATGGAAGATTCGATCTTGAGGCTTATGATGCCTTAGTAAATTTGCAAATTGAAAATGGTGTCGAGGGTGTGATTGTTGGTGGCACTACAGGTGAAGGTCAATTGATGAGCTGGGATGAACACATCATGCTCATCGGTCATACCATCAATTGTTTTGGTGGATCAATTAAAGTCATTGGAAACACAGGAAGCAACTCAACCAGGGAAGCAATCCATGCTACAGAACAAGGATTTGCTGTAGGTATGCATGCAGCTCTTCACATTAATCCTTACTATGGGAAGACCTCCATAGAGGGTTTGATTTCTCACTTTGACAGTGTGCTCCCTATGGGCCCTACTATCATTTATAATGTGCCATCACGAACTGGTCAAGACATTCCCCCTCATGTCATCCAGGCATTAGCAAAGAGCCCTAACCTTGCTGGTGTCAAAGAGTGTGTAGGAAATGATAGAGTGGAGCAGTATACACGTAATGGTTTGGTTGTGTGGAGTGGGAACGATGATGAATGCCATGACTCAAGGTGGCATCATGGTGCTACGGGAGTTATTTCTGTCACCAGCAACTTGGTTCCTGGTCTGATGCGTGAACTAATGTTTGGAGGAAATAACCCTGTTTTGAACTCAAAGCTAATGCCATTGGTTGAATGGTTGTTTCATGAGCCAAACCCCATTGCTCTGAATACAGCTTTAGCTCAACTTGGGGTTGTGAGGCCTGTTTTTCGCCTTCCCTATGTTCCACTTACAAAGGCAAAGAGAGAGGAATTTGTGAAGATAGTTGAGAAAATTGGACGGGAAAACTTTATTGGGGAAAGAGATGTCCAAGTTTTGGatgataatgatttttttttggttggtaGGTATTAG